The Natator depressus isolate rNatDep1 chromosome 23, rNatDep2.hap1, whole genome shotgun sequence sequence AGCACAGAGGAGCCCACCTAGCAAAGAGGGAAAGTATAGCTCGGTTTTCAAAAGGGCCCAAGCCTGCTTTTGAGAATTTCTtgagcccctcccccaggttGGGTTGGCAGCGAGAGGGGCTGCAAACTCCAAGATCAAACCCGCACTTGAGAGCTGagcctggaacccaggagtcctgacttctagGTCCCTGCTCAGTAGTTCTGCAGGAAACAAGTGAGGCGGTGAAAAGCAGAAGGACCCGCTGTACAGAGAGGAGGTGGTTGGCTTAGTGGGTTAggtgaggggggggaggggtgtcataTGCGTGCCCAGACATTGGTGCAGCGAGCCGGCAATGAGatcagctgcctccaacacctccTGTGCCTGCTTCCACTCCCAAGTCACAGCCAAGCTTCGCCTCTCAAAAGAGGAACCGAAATGCTCAGTAAGACAccacccacccagtgcttcctACTGGCCCCCCGCAGCACATTGTGAGAacctcagccccagctctgcaaaccgagccagagaagggggagccatACAGGGACAGAACTGCGACCAGAGCCCACCTTTCGGGGGCCTGCTTGACCCCACAGCCACTGTAGGTAGCCAGGGGTCCCGTCATCTTAAAAATAAGGGATGCTTAACCAACCATGCTTGCACTGAAACCTTGGGCCCGGTTCACTGATGCTTTGCACCAGCTGCACCCTTGCAAAATCACCCCCATTCTGAGGCCGTCGTTTTGTACCCCCAACTCCACCCAGGTGCCAGCCTCTCCGCAAGGCATAGGACATTGGACTCAGGCCTTCGTTTGAGAACCACCGAGCGCTGCTAGGGCAGCGTTGGGCTTAGCTGTGACACGGTCCTTTTCAGCCCCCAGATCCCACCGTGCTTTACAAGAGAGACGGGTCATGGCCCCCTTTTAAACAGGTGAAGAAACTGGCAGCGAGCGGGGAAAGTGGTCAAAGTGACAGAGCCGGAAATAGAACCTGAACTGCCGTGGCCCTGTCCAGAGCTCTAAACCACTGTCCCATGCTGCCTTGTTAGAGacacttgtggggggggggggaataaaaaacCAGGCCCTTTTATAGAGGGGAAATCTCTGCATGAAAGTGAGAAATAAAGCACAGAACGGCAGCCAAtacgatttttaaaaaagattttcatttgcataaagattagaaagaaaaaaaaacaccttaaaaaaaaaccctcacacagTTTGAATGTCATGAGCCCTTTGAAACACACTGCACTTGCAGCCTCTCCGGCTGCAGGGAGAAATTTACCAACGAAAAATGGGAGATGCTAAATCTTCCCAGGTTACAGGTACAGTAGAGAATACTTCCCCTGTGTAGCATCTCCCCAAGCAGATTACAGCCCCCAGGGGTTTCCAGCACATCTTACAGCTGGCTCTTAAAGtacctttgttttcctttttgcaaCAGTGGCACTCCAGTAAAGGCACAAGAGTCTCCAATTCTCTCCCCTTCAGGAGGAAGGTTTTAGACAGCCCCACTTCACACAGGGAAGGTAACCACTCCACCAGCTCTGGATCAGAACCAAACCCGACGCAGGATTATGGAGGCGGCCACCCACCGCACAGCAGGATCAGCTTCCACACCAGCGTACGCTCTTGAGATGAACATCTGTGTAACGAGGAGACGCTTATTTCACAGCCCCAGCTCAGCCCGCTCCAGGGAGCGGAAACAGCCCTACGACGCCCCCTTGCAGCGGCAGCTTCTGCTAAAGCCGTAGGGCCGGCTGCCCCCCCACGCAGTGAGGGCTGCGCCTCGGGAACGCAGGCACGCACCGTTAACATGGCCGATCAGCTGAGTTTGGAGGAAGAGTACATGGGACTCATGCTCTGCAGCCACCCCTACGGTAGAAGCTGCTTGTGCCAGATGCACGCCCAGACTTAAGTGCTTTGGCCTGCTCACGCTGTACGagatgcaggagcagggggggggtgggagggggggaaaaaaacccgaGCCCGTTTCTATTTTCTGCAGGAAGAGGAGCCTGCCCAAAGAATCACAGCTGCCCCGCAGTAAACAATAAACAAGAGCCACAGTCTCATCAATTCCAGCTTCATttcagcagggagcaggagcaaactgGGCCCCCTGTGCCAGAGGGGGAattttggaagggggggggggggcaaaaggaaAGAGACATGTACTAAACTGGAATGTTAGAGGAAATCTGCTCCTAAATCAGCCCATCACACACTCGCCTCTAGCCCCGTGGTGGAATTGGCACTGCCATGTGCCTCGCTTCTACTGCATCATGGGGCTTCTTGCCAGCCAAAACGTGCGTCAGATGGGGGGGAACTGGCACACCTGCACCTTTAAGGGCTAGTCCACAGGGCGAGTGCCCCCGCCAAGAAAGGTAATGCTGGAAGGCTTAAGGACAGAGGCAGCATCAGGACACCGGCTAGTCTCGCCTCGGAGTCAGGGCACGTCCTGCACCCTGCTCCGCATGGCCGAGCCGGGTTCGAGCGAGAGGCAGGGACAAAGTTTACAAGGCCAAGCCTCGGGGAGAGGCGGCATTTGCAGAGTGGGTGGCACGGGGCTGCCAGGAGCCGGCTTGCAACAAAAAGGGGCCGGCCGGCTGGCGTTGACTCCTCAGTAATTAGACACTCAGACACCTGAGGGGGGAAGGCACTGCCCCTTTTCCTAGTTATGATTCATTCTCTCCCAGGGGGGCACGCCCAGGGAGTAGGTTGGGAGCCCGGCTGCAGGGATGGGAGTGTGGGATTTCCCTCAAGCGTTGCCCCCAGGACTCAGAGATaaggaggggatgtggggacATGGCTCTAGGGAGACTCCTTCCCAGACCAGTCCCTGCTCAAAGCCACAGCAGCTGGATCCTGGCAGGATGGGATGGCACATCTTAGTGGATGTGTGTGGCAggtggaaagggggggggtgcgAACAGGCCTCGGGCGGGGCAGGCAGAGGCCAGGCAAAACTCATTCCAGCACTGGGTTCGGTTGGAGCAGCACCCACGCAGTGGAGGAAAAAGCGAGTTTAATCCACTCCCTCGTCTAGCAGGTTTCGCAAGGTGGCggcttcgccctgcccacctccccgaAGAGCGAGAAAAAGGCTCACGAACCagggggctgggcgcgagccgcctGAAatcagagggggcagggggccccaAGGGGGAAGCGCTGCGTGTGTGAGGGTTAAGAGGGAAGGGGAACCGCTCTAGTTTGGCATGGCCGCTTCGCACCCTCCCTCCAAGGAAGGACAGGGCTCCCACCAAACGGTGCTACCCCCCCATCCCGTTGCTCCTCCCCTTCCACCAGGATCATCAGCATCTGCTGGATGCAGTTTCCTTGGCAACAGCCCCTGCCACCTTGTGTGCATTGGAGGAGGATGCTAAGAGGACAGagcggggaggagctggggggcagagcctgTCACCCCATAGGAAGAGGGGCCAGGCCAACAGCTGCAAGCAAATGCCACTTCCGCTCCTCCCAGCAGAAACTGGAAACAGGACTTCCCCTAGCCATGGGGCCCCCCCCCCAATGTGGTGGGGTCCTCTCTCTACACACACTGGCCCCTCCTCCCTTTGCCCTGGGGATACCTCACCAATAGGAAGCGAAGTCATATCCCAGAGACTAAAGgggtcccttcccccaaacatTCCTATCAGGACCCCCTTGCTTGGCTTCAGCAGATCCCTGGGGTATTGGCAGCCCATGCCTGGGATGGTCAGACTGGGAGGGCTCTGTGGGCAGATGGCCTGGAGCCCATGCAGGGGGAAACCTGTACCCCAATTGATaagctggggggaggagatggaTGCGAGGCATTTACCAGggaaccccctgccccgccccacccaggTCCCAGCCTGCAGCTCAGCAAAGGACAGAGCTTTGGAGGAGTCCCAGGGAAGGGGTGCGGCCACACCCACGGGTTAACTACGATCCCagctgggcctgatccaaggcccactgACATCCCATGAGACGGACGCCCCCCGGATTTCCACCAGCCCCGTGGCCGCATTCCCCACGAACAGGAATGTAAGCCAGCAAGGACAGGTAGCCCCAGGATTCGGGGGAGAGCCACTCCTCTAAGGCAGCTCTGATGAATGGGCTCTTTGATTCCCCCCGCCCACGTGCTGGGGAAACTGGTTTGGGCGGAGACATGTGGGCATGTCTGCGTCTCCCCAGGACACCAGCTCTCCTCCCGCCAGGGTAAGCTAGTCACCAAGGCGTGCACGgcccagtcccctcccacacgTGGGACAGCCCTCACACCTCACCCGCgctgggtcagtggcagagaagaatggcagggcagggggataaATAAGGATCATCCGAGATTGAGTTTGATTGGGGCATGCAGCTGTCACTCCCAACAGGCAAGGACATTCTTATATTCGTGGGTTATTGGGCAGCTGGACAGGGGACCCCCATAAGCTGCTCCCATGAACCTGCCACTCCAATGCAAAAATCTTAAGTGCCTAGTATGAGAGATCTCCAACACTCCCGCCGCCCCCCAGTTAGTTCTGCAGACCACCAGGACATAAGGAACGGGATGGCTTCCGTGAACCACAGGTGAGAAGGGCTGCTGTCGAGGGCACCCCAGTAGCACCAGATGATCTGCCCCTGTGAACATAGCtgcgggggaggagaaggagagagtcTACACCCATCCCCTACTTCCCAAGggaattaaataataaaattctACAGGATTTACAatcagaaacaagaaaaaaaactggCTTGCATTCAGATCTAAAGAGccaccccccgccgcccccgcccAAGCCCGCAGCATTCACGACACCCCAGGCCCCCCCATTTTAGAGGGCGAGTGCCAAGGTACCATAGCAGGGATCCAATCCCACCCCACCAGCAattctgagacacagagagagagagagagagaaacagacgagtgggggaggatggggctgtggggtggggatggggaaataAAGTTTCATTGGTTAGAGACTCGTGCGCGGGCTCGGGTACAAAAAGCCAGGATTAGGATTTGTAATTGGACGTCAGCCACATGAGACCTTCGCAGAGTCCTTCCCCGGACGTCGCGCACGAGGGCTGGACATACCAATTCCTGTCCCTAATACGCGTCAGTCCCAATTTCTCCTGGATTTCGTGGGGCTTCATGGCGTCGGGCAGGTCCTGCTTGTTGGCGAAGATGAGGATGATGGCGTCACGCATCTCCCGGTCGTTGATGATGCGGTGCAGCTCCTGCCGGCCTTCGTCGATCCGGTCGCGATCGGCGCAGTCCACCACGAAGATGAGCCCCTGGGTACCTGTGTAGTAGTGTCTCCAGAGGGGCCGTATCTTGTCCTGGCCCCCCACGTCCCAGACGTTGAACTTGACGTTCTTGTAGGTCACCGTCTCCACGTTGAAGCCCACGGTGGGGATGGTGGTGACCGACTGGCCCAGCTTCAGCTTGTAAAGGATGGTGGTCTTGCCGGCTGCGTCCAGCCCTAGCATCAGAATCCGCATCTCCTTATTGCCGAAAATCTTGGACAGCATTTTCCCCATGGCTGCAGGCAAGCAGCAAAGTCCATACAAGGCTGGAGAAGgaacacagagagatgaagtcaAGTGCAAGGCAAGGGCCTGTGATCTGTCTAGCCTCGGgtccccttcctgcactccaccccaccccaccccgaggCAGGTCACTGCAAGGCACCAGTACTCAGAGGGTGGATGGGCCGGGatgcaggagatctgggctcatATCCCAGCCCTCCCACCAATTCCCACTTGAGCTCTCGAGGCCTCAGtcttgcccatctgtaaaatggggaaaacactgtctccccaccctttgtctgcttAAATgggaagctccttggggcagaggaaGAAGCAGGCCAACACGTCACAGCACCTAGGTGCTACTGGTAGCCATGAATCTAACACGGAAACCGAGGCCCTCCAAAGCATTCTGGCTCGGTCTAGCATAGCAACATTTCGCCCACCAGGATcacagaggatctcaaagctctttaacAACtcccccatttcacaggtgggcaAAACCAGAGGCAGAGAGGACACAGCAGGTCACACAACAATCAAGGTCTTGTTCCTACAGTCCCACCTCCCAGTCCCCTGTTCCAACCTctagccctcactcccctcccaaagctgggaataaaagccaggagtcctgactcccgaTCCCTCCCCTCCTAGGagcggaacccaggagtcctgagcctcCCCCATCCTCACCACCACTTCTCATAAGGAGCCAGATATTAACAGCAAACCAGGAATGGATCCCACACCTCTGAGGACAGAAGCAGACCTGTAACTAGTTTAGCCAAACGCAAAAGCTTGGGGAAATGTCACACCATTACTGGggtctctggcccagatcctcaagagGTATTTAAGCATTTAGCTCACACTGAAATCAGCGGCGGTTTGGCCTTGCTGCAAAGAAGCCAGGATTACCCCAGAAGTACAGGCGGGGCAGCTCCTAACACCAGCTGTTTATTGCTACCCTAGGGGAAGGGGCCGGGAAGGGGCCAATTTCTCCACAAAGTCCCTGGGGAGcagagtccccctccccccatgggatCCTGCTAAGCCAGCATCTGATTAGACAGAGAACAAGCCCAGAGCAGCCTTGAAGGTCAAACTCGAGGGGAAGTTTCCAGGAGATGGAAAATACCCATCATCTGGGCTGAGCTGCCTCGCCCCCAGGGCACAGCGGCTCCAGCCGGCATCTGCCCCCCTTTGTCCCACCCCGAACAGTTCTTCTCCTCGTCCGTCTATCCTTCCCAAGCTATGGGAGGTGGAAGACTCCTTTCGCCAAAAAGGAACCGGGGGAGGAAGGCAACAAACTCTGAGCCCAATTACCTCCAGAGCGTCAGAACACAGTAGCAATCTCAGTGTCTCAAAATTCCACCGTGGGAATTGGCTCTTTGACGCCACACCAATCTGCACCCGTTTCGTTAAACTGGTTTAATgggacacccccctccccctcacctcccatGTGGGCGACTCTCACAACACTTTAAGAGcatcttattttggtttagcggGCCCCTGTCCCTTGTTTGCCTTGAACCGAAATCAGGCCATCAGAAACAGCTTTAGGCAAGCCCCCAACTAAGCTGCTACTCTGCACCTGAAATCCGAGCACCTGCCCAGGGGGCTGCCCCCAATTTAACTGGCTTCGTGAAACCGAGGCAAGTTTGTGGAGGTCCCCCAGCATGGCCCCTCcgagccccctcctccccgcatGGGGACCCGTAGGAACCCAGACAAGAAAGGCACTGAGTCCCTTTCCCGGCTTACTGTCGGTCGCCCCATCACAGAATCCCACCCATAAACGGCTCAAATTCCAGCCGAAAGCCAGTTAGGTTGTTTGTCCACACAGCCCCTGCTGGGGTGCTCTTCCAAAGCATCCCCCTCACTCTGACTGGTAGAAACCTTCCGACTTCCAGCCTCAGATTTCCTCCCAgccagtttatccccatttgttcttgtaccaaCTCGGTCCTTGAGCTTTagctgctccttccccccccccccgccccccaacatattcctggctctgcctcaggccTGCTGAGTTGccaccccctctgtgcctcagtttccccagcttgaCACAGGGATAATGATACCATCCTCTTTCAGAAAGGGCTTTGAGATGGGCTCATGAAAAGCTCTAGATCGATAAAAGCTATAGATTATCATACCGGCATGTAGAACGCATGCCAGTCCCCTGAACAAAGTAAGTCATACCAACCACaggatgggggggggtgcagcataactgtgtctacactagggcttttgctggtcTAAAAAAGTCCTTCAAACCCCGCTAGCTGATCTTGCTGCACTGGCAAAAATTTCAAGCGCAGACCTGACCTTTGAGCCACAGAAACTGCTCCATGAGGGTCCAACTCTCCAGCAACTGTCCCACCCCCAGCGTGGTACAGCAGAAGGGACCTGCTTTGCAAGCTCCAAAATGGCCCccacaaggagccagagggaatCCCGACCCACCCGTCAAGCCAGACCCAACCCAATTTTTATAGGTTCCCTGGCTCAAGCAAGCTCTTCCACCCTGCAAAGTGAGCTCAAAAGGCTGGCTGCCCAGTTCTGCACGTgtggcttcccccccaccccagaagctTCTGTCCCCATCAGGCGGGACAGCTGGGCCGAGGGTTGGAGGAAGactggatttaattttttttaaacctccagTAAGACACTGGAGAGAACTGGGGACAGGTGTGCCGTGCTGCCGGCAAACTCAGACAAACCACTGATTCTAGCAGGAGTCTCTCCGGGACCACATTTTAAACCCAGGCCGCGGAAAGAGActcaggacccccccccccccccgaatttggttggaaaaggaaaaaaacgtATCCCCTCCCCAATCAGCAGAGCAGCTGGTTGCCACCGGCACCCAAGTCagcactggaagaaaaaaaaatcgaccacttcccctttcttcctgcccccacccacagcaagcaaggttgggtttt is a genomic window containing:
- the LOC141976297 gene encoding ADP-ribosylation factor 6-like translates to MGKMLSKIFGNKEMRILMLGLDAAGKTTILYKLKLGQSVTTIPTVGFNVETVTYKNVKFNVWDVGGQDKIRPLWRHYYTGTQGLIFVVDCADRDRIDEGRQELHRIINDREMRDAIILIFANKQDLPDAMKPHEIQEKLGLTRIRDRNWYVQPSCATSGEGLCEGLMWLTSNYKS